Proteins from a single region of Gordonia hongkongensis:
- a CDS encoding sensor domain-containing diguanylate cyclase, giving the protein MSLIRRVLRRYDARSMATLISTGGVIPLPVISVLAPETLYPGGMPILLTIWSFIAVVFAVTAIRARLTDLEFAFLGGLGIVGICGTSMILASPRSSTLVLAIVAVIPAIGAISATTRLILSHLALAVVCAATVLAVTTPSLPEYLISFGAMLGLIVVPVFLVVALRKSMEAVLDQQTRLVGIDPLTGLLNRRGFLIRASQLLSAARSSTGWIGILLLDVDHFKKINDQYGHLAGDGVLLAASAAIREHAPVGSEVCRYGGEEFLMFHVVHDADELWLSAERLRAAVAAAAPVTISVGGVCAPLRVAGDPLVSGRFDTAYSTDDVIGNLLGQADACVYQAKENGRDTTVIKSIDAVTWNDGAPSAHAADAERTVSPPSASLYEVFYRRPADFVDIDSRTSGR; this is encoded by the coding sequence ATGTCGTTGATCAGGAGGGTGCTCCGGCGCTACGACGCCCGGTCGATGGCGACACTGATCAGCACCGGCGGTGTCATCCCGCTGCCGGTCATCAGCGTGCTCGCGCCCGAGACGCTGTACCCGGGCGGCATGCCCATCCTGCTCACCATCTGGTCGTTCATCGCGGTCGTCTTCGCGGTGACGGCCATCCGCGCCCGGCTGACCGACCTCGAGTTCGCGTTCCTGGGCGGGTTGGGGATCGTGGGCATCTGCGGCACCTCGATGATCCTGGCCTCGCCACGATCGTCGACGCTCGTCCTCGCCATCGTCGCGGTCATCCCGGCGATCGGCGCGATCTCGGCGACCACCCGACTCATCCTGTCCCATCTGGCGCTGGCGGTCGTCTGTGCGGCAACCGTCCTCGCGGTGACAACGCCCTCGCTGCCGGAGTACCTGATCAGCTTCGGCGCGATGCTCGGCCTGATCGTGGTGCCGGTCTTCCTGGTCGTCGCATTGCGCAAGTCGATGGAGGCCGTGCTCGATCAGCAGACCCGCCTGGTCGGGATCGACCCGCTGACCGGCCTGCTGAACCGGCGCGGCTTCCTGATCCGCGCATCGCAGCTCCTCTCGGCCGCACGGTCGTCCACCGGTTGGATCGGCATCCTGCTGCTCGACGTCGACCATTTCAAGAAGATCAACGACCAGTACGGCCACCTCGCCGGTGACGGCGTGCTGCTGGCGGCGTCGGCCGCGATCCGCGAGCACGCCCCCGTGGGTTCGGAGGTGTGCCGCTACGGCGGCGAGGAGTTCCTCATGTTCCACGTCGTCCACGACGCGGACGAACTGTGGCTCAGCGCCGAACGCCTACGGGCCGCCGTCGCCGCCGCAGCGCCGGTCACCATCAGCGTCGGCGGTGTCTGCGCGCCGCTGCGCGTCGCCGGCGACCCGCTGGTCTCCGGCCGTTTCGACACCGCCTATTCGACCGACGACGTGATCGGCAACCTCCTGGGCCAGGCCGACGCCTGCGTGTATCAGGCCAAGGAGAACGGCCGGGACACCACGGTCATCAAATCCATCGACGCAGTGACCTGGAACGACGGCGCGCCGAGCGCACATGCCGCCGACGCCGAGCGGACGGTGTCTCCGCCGTCGGCCAGCCTGTACGAGGTCTTCTACCGACGCCCGGCCGACTTCGTCGACATCGACAGCCGGACCAGCGGGCGCTGA
- a CDS encoding EAL domain-containing protein, producing the protein MLTFGTSVIAVSVDPYHRAVVAYGYETSAAAAERFIEQVLMPISPRARFQRRSDFDWLIHLPWTGAGDDESGRNALIEAARTKLGAHTVSDGERNWFLDVCMGVAVGDVHLAAESEDDLVRHADAALCIALSSRTAVAFASPTMLRHIRAEVDLAGWLTRSVERDFSVFYQPIVAVPDRRVVGYESLLRWHTESGVLAPDAFLSVAEGISLLAPIGRHAIGEAIRDLSGAITRNVGPSTFVSLNLSGQQLWDDGLVSYVHGLIDGHGVEPSRVWVEVREDQAIRVDTSASRAIDALHELGCTICIDDLGAGFSALRYVRDLPVDVLKVDRTLIAQLADSSPDRAVVRAIGEMAAATGVKMVAEGIESEALLPMLEEFGFDYAQGFLFGRPAPLVELFGSDR; encoded by the coding sequence GTGTTGACGTTCGGCACCTCGGTGATCGCGGTGTCGGTCGACCCGTACCACCGAGCCGTCGTCGCGTATGGCTACGAGACGTCGGCCGCGGCCGCCGAGCGCTTCATCGAACAGGTGCTGATGCCCATCAGTCCGCGGGCGCGTTTCCAGCGGCGGTCGGACTTCGACTGGCTCATCCACCTCCCGTGGACCGGCGCCGGTGACGACGAGAGCGGACGCAACGCACTGATCGAGGCGGCCCGTACCAAACTCGGTGCGCACACCGTGAGCGACGGGGAACGCAACTGGTTCCTCGACGTGTGCATGGGCGTCGCCGTCGGCGATGTGCACCTCGCCGCCGAGTCCGAGGACGATCTGGTCCGCCACGCCGATGCCGCCCTGTGCATCGCGCTGAGCAGCCGCACCGCCGTCGCATTCGCATCGCCGACGATGCTGCGCCACATCCGGGCCGAGGTCGACCTCGCGGGTTGGCTCACCAGATCGGTCGAGCGCGACTTCTCGGTCTTCTATCAGCCGATCGTCGCGGTACCCGACCGGCGGGTCGTCGGGTACGAGTCGCTGCTCCGGTGGCACACCGAGTCCGGTGTGCTGGCTCCGGACGCGTTCCTGTCTGTGGCCGAGGGGATCTCGCTGCTCGCCCCCATCGGACGGCATGCGATCGGCGAGGCCATCCGGGACCTGTCGGGGGCGATCACCCGGAACGTCGGGCCGAGCACGTTCGTCTCCCTCAACCTGTCCGGGCAGCAGTTGTGGGACGACGGGCTCGTCTCGTACGTCCACGGCCTGATCGACGGTCATGGTGTCGAGCCGTCGAGGGTCTGGGTCGAGGTGCGGGAGGACCAGGCGATCCGGGTCGACACCTCCGCGTCGCGGGCGATCGACGCGCTCCACGAACTCGGCTGCACGATCTGCATCGACGACCTGGGGGCCGGGTTCTCGGCCCTGCGCTACGTCCGCGATCTCCCGGTCGACGTCCTGAAGGTCGATCGGACGCTCATCGCGCAACTGGCCGACAGCTCGCCCGATCGCGCCGTCGTCCGCGCGATCGGTGAGATGGCCGCCGCCACCGGGGTGAAGATGGTCGCCGAGGGGATCGAATCCGAGGCGTTGCTCCCGATGCTCGAGGAGTTCGGGTTCGACTACGCCCAGGGCTTCCTGTTCGGCCGCCCGGCGCCGCTCGTCGAACTGTTCGGGTCTGACCGGTAG
- a CDS encoding Hsp20/alpha crystallin family protein produces MLRFDPFSDMDAWTRGMMTGSAAGTARTPRFMPLDLYKVEDHYLLIADLPGADPGSIDVSVDNGVLTLSAQRSTPSDEGVQWLTSERFSGTYRRQLTLGDAIDSAAISARYDNGVLTVTIPVAEKAKPRRIEVESASRPQAIETSTVT; encoded by the coding sequence GTGCTTCGTTTCGATCCCTTTTCCGACATGGATGCCTGGACCCGAGGCATGATGACCGGTTCAGCGGCCGGAACTGCCCGCACTCCCCGCTTCATGCCCCTGGACCTGTACAAGGTCGAGGACCACTACCTGCTCATCGCCGATCTGCCCGGCGCCGATCCCGGTTCCATCGACGTCAGCGTCGACAACGGGGTCCTCACCCTCTCCGCCCAGCGGAGCACGCCGTCCGACGAGGGCGTGCAGTGGCTGACGAGCGAACGATTCTCCGGAACCTACCGCCGCCAACTGACTCTCGGCGACGCCATCGACAGCGCGGCCATCTCGGCGCGCTACGACAACGGCGTTCTCACCGTGACCATCCCGGTCGCCGAGAAGGCCAAGCCGCGGCGGATCGAGGTGGAGTCGGCCAGCCGACCACAGGCGATCGAGACCAGTACGGTCACATGA